TTCTCGAAGATCCACCTCTAGATTTCTGCCAGTTGCTATATGCATTATCATTCACAGATGATGTGCCTTTGACGTGAAAAACTCTTTTTGTTCAGGACGGCATATGATGTGAGTCTTTATGATGATAACTGGTCTCAAGATGTATTTGAAATTGTCACTGGTAACACATCAGTGTCATGGGAAAGACTGGACGCGTGAGTCCTCTTAACATTGTTGGCATCTAACTATTTAATTTCTTTATCTTGTCTCTTTTTCATGTTGGTTTGTTTATCTGATGTCAGTGGGGCTTCTCTCTCCCATTCCTTTGAGTTGGAAGCTAAGAAAAAAGCTGTGTTTTATGGGGCACCAGCGGTCATAACATTCCGTATTCCCACTAAGGCTGCTCTACAGGTTTGACATTCTTGCCTATATGCTTCTACTTGGTATGCTTATATGGATGGTATTGATCAATAATATTCTCGTTTTAGGAGGCATTCTCAACTCCGATCCTCCCTCTTGACATACTAGCTGATAGGCCTCCAGAGAAGAAGTTTGACTGGGTAAGCTACTCAATACTAGTAGCTGCAGCTGCACAAACTACAGAAcacattttttattaattatagtttgctaaGAGATGAATTTCCTTTTTTGCATGGACTGTCCAAACTCTTGGTGTATATTCACAGGCTAAGGTATGACATCTTCCTACAATAATGTTTAGATCTGAATATACTTGCAGTTAGATAAGATTACATACAAAAACTGGAGAAATAACCCGTCACTAGGTTATCTATCAATAgctgattttgaaaaaaaaaacatttctgAATTGAAAAAGAATGAGGGCTACATGGATGGAAAATTTATCTTATAAATATCTCTCTGTGAGCACCCCCTAAGTTCAACATGTTAAGTTGAATCTAGAATTTCTGCATCTTACTTGACCCATGTGCTTGGTAATTGAtggaaatatttgaaaattatgagaaTTAGGACCTCATTTTATCTTCACCTTGTTTACAGAAATTGATGGCAAAATATGGTTCCTTGATTTCTGTGATCTCAATTGTGGTTCTATTTGTCTACCTGATTGCGAGCCCTTCAAAGTCCAGTGCTGCAAAAAAGAAGCGCTGAATACAACTTGGTCATTATTC
The sequence above is a segment of the Solanum dulcamara chromosome 11, daSolDulc1.2, whole genome shotgun sequence genome. Coding sequences within it:
- the LOC129874432 gene encoding uncharacterized protein LOC129874432, which encodes MADCARKFLLATLLAVLCFSWTIAASDGPFIVAHKKASLTRLKSDIERISISIDIYNEGSATAYDVSLYDDNWSQDVFEIVTGNTSVSWERLDAGASLSHSFELEAKKKAVFYGAPAVITFRIPTKAALQEAFSTPILPLDILADRPPEKKFDWVSYSILVAAAAQTTEHIFY